CGGCGCGGGCCTGGTCCTCACCGTGGCGCACGTGCTGCACGCCGACGAGGTGACCGTGGTCACGGCGGACGGCCAGGAACTGCCCGCCACCGTCGCCGGCCGCGACCCGGCGACCGACCTCGCGCTGCTGAAGGTGCCGGGGCTGGACGTGCCGGCCCTGTCGGCGGGCGGCGACGTCCGGGTGGGGGAACTGCTGCTCGCGGTGGGCCGCCCGGAGCACGGCGTCCATGCCACGCTGGGCATGATGGAACGGGGCGCGCCCGGCCGGGGCTGGCTGCCGAGCGGCGCCGCGCCCTTCCGCGGCGTGAGCGGGGGCGCGCTGGTGGACGCCCGCGGCGGCCTGGTCGGCGTGCTGAACGCCGGCGTGTCGCGCGGCACCCTGCTGGCCGTGCCGGCGGCGCGCGCCCTGAAGGTGGCCACGCTGCTGGACACGACCGGCCGCGTGCCCCGCGGGTACCTGGGTCTGTCCACCCAGCCCGTGCGCTTCCCTGGACAGGACGCGCCCGCCGCCGACGCGCGCCGGGACGACGCTGAACGCGGAGGCCGCGAGGACCGGCCGCACCGTCCACACGGCGGCCCGCATGGCCGCGGCGGCTGGGGCGAGCGCCGGCCGGACGGGCGCGGCTGGGGTGGCCCGCGCTGGGACGGGCGCGGCCCCGGGTGGGGACGTGGCGGCCGGCTGGGCCTGACGGTCGTGCAGGTCGAGGCAGACAGTCCGGCCGGGACCGCGGGCGTGCGGGTCGGTGACATCCTGATGGCGCTGGACGGCGGCGCGATCCGGCATCCGCGTGAACTGCTCGACCGCGTCCGCGACCGCGCGGGCGAGGCCGTCACCCTGCGGGTGCTGCGCGGCGGCGACGAGCAGGACGTGAGCGTGACGGTCGGGGAACGCTGATCACGCCGGCCCCGCGCGCCGTAGCATCAGGCATGAGCGACGCCCAGGACGCCCGCCCCACCGTGCGGGTGATGCTGGGCTCCGCCATGCTCGCGGCGGGCGTACAGGCGATCCTATCGGCCGCTGGCCTGGACGTGGCCGACGCGGCGGACGTGCTGATCGTGGACGACACGTGGCTGGCAGACACCGCCGATCTGGAGGGCGCGCCGGCCATGGTGGCCCTCGGCTCGGACAGCTGGGCGGCCGTGCTGCCGGAGCTGTCGTCGGGCGGGTGGGCGGCGCTGCCTCCAGACGCCACGCCGCCCGAACTGCTCGCCGGGGTGCTCGGCGCGGCGGCCGGGCTGGCGGTGCTGCCGCCCGCGCTGGTGCCGGCGGCCGACGTGCCGGACGAGCCGGCAGCGCCGGACTCCGACGTGACCCTCACGCCCCGCGAGCGCGACGTGCTGGCGCTGCTGGCCGAGGGCCTGAGCAACAAGCGCGCCGCGCGCGACCTGGGCGTGTCCGAGAGCACCGTGAAGTTCCACGTGCAGGCCCTGTACTCCAAACTTGGCGTCCAGAGCCGTGCCGGGGCGGTCGCGCGCGGGATCGCGCTGGGGCTGGTCAGCGTCTAGGCCAAGGTCTCAACGGTGGACATGGCGTTGGAGGGTCGAAAACACTCTCCAACGCCATGTCCACCGCTGTCGGTCGTGGTGACTCTCTTCGAAGGGCACCAGCCCACCCGCCCGGATCACGCGAGGATTCAGGCCCTCACTTGATCGGGTGACTGCAGTTCAGCGGTTCACGGCGCTCATGTCCGGGTAGCGGTCGCCGGTCGCGGCGCCGCGCGGGAAGGCCGCGTCGATGCGCGCGAGGTCGTCCGCGTCCAGATGCACGTCCAGCGCCCCGACGTTCTCCTCGAGGTACGCCACGCGCTTGGTGCCAGGGATCGGCACGAGGTCGTCGCCCTGCGCGAGCACCCACGCCAGGGCGAGCTGGCCGGGGGTGCAGCCCTTCTCGGCCGCAATCGTTTCGACCTGCCGCACCAGATCGAGATTCTTCTGGAAGGCCTCGCCCTGGAAGCGGGGGTTGTGGCGCCGGAAGTCGTCCGGCGCGAAGTCCTCGGGGCTGGTGATCTGCCCGGTCAGGAAGCCGCGGCCGAGCGGGCTGTACGGCACAAACCCGATGCCCAGGTCGCGGCAGGTCTGGAGCACGTCGTCCTCGGGGTCACGGGTCCACAGCGAGTACTCGCTCTGCACCGCCGTGATGGGGTGTACGGCGTGCGCGCGGCGCAGCGTGTCGGCGCTCACCTCGCTCAGCCCGATGGCCCGCACCACGCCCGCCTGCACCAGCTCGGCCATGGCTCCGACGGTGTCCTCGATGGGTGTGGCCGGATCGACGCGGTGGAGGTAATACAGGTCCACGTGGTCGGTCTTCAGGCGGCCCAGGCTGGCCTCGACGGCGCGCTTCACGTAGCCGGGCGTGCCGTCGATGCGGCGTCCGCCCGGCGCGGACGGGTCGAAGACGATGCCGAACTTCGTGGCGAGCACCACGCGGTCCCGCTTGCCCTGCAGCCACCCCCCGAGCAGTTCCTCGTTGGTGTGCGGACCGTACATGTCGGCCGTGTCGTAGAACGTCACGCCGAGATCCAGCGCGCGGTCGAGGGTCCGCAGGTTCTCGTCCTGGTCGCGCGGGCCATAGAAGGCGCTCATGCCCATGCAGCCGAGGCCGAGGGCCGAAACGGTCAGGTCACGCAGGCGGCGGGTGGGGAGGCTGGTCGTGGGGGTCATCGGGAACTCCTTGCAGGGGCGAGTACGGAGCGGGGCCAGATGCGCCGTAGGGCACCGTACTCCACGGCGGGTCCGCGGCGCCACCGTCCCCACGCCCTGCGGGCCGATCGTGGGTACACTCGGGCATGCGGCTCGCGGTCTTCGGGGATATCCACGGAAACCTTCCGGCGCTGAGCGCGGCCCTGAACGACATGCGTATCCAGGGAGCGGACGCGCTGGTCTGCGTGGGTGACGTCGCGGCGGACGGCCCATGGCCCGGCGAGTGCGTGCGGCGCGTGGCGCAGCTCGGCTGCCCGGTCGTGCGCGGCAACGCGGACCGCATGCTGCTGGAACCGCCCGTTCCCTTCGAGTCGCGCGGCCTGCCGAACGAGCGCGAGATGCACGACATCGGCGCGTGGAGTGCCGACCAGCTGACGTCGGCGGACCGCGCGCTGCTGGAGACGTACCAGCCCACCGTGGACCTTGGGGACGTCCTGTGCTTCCACGGTAGTCCCGCCCGCGACAGCGAGGTGATCGGGGCGCACACCCCCGCCGCCCGGCTGGACGAACTGCGCCGCGAGTTCGGCACGCAGGCCGTATGGGTGGGCGGGCACACGCACACGGCCCTGGCCCGCGAGCTGGACGGCTGGCAGCTGCTCAACCCGGGCAGCGTGGGCCTGCCCTTCGAGAAGCGCGGCGACACCTACGTCAACCTCGCCCACGCCGAGTACGTGCTGCTGGACGACGACGGCGGCCGCTGGACACCGGTCTTCCGGCGCGTGCCGTACGACGTCGAGGACATCCGGCGCGGCGTGCTCGCCAGCGGCATGCCGCACGCCCGCTGGGCCGCCTCCGAGTGGGTGGCTGGTCATTCCGGATGACGCGGCCGGCCGTTCCACGCGGAACACTGGAGCACCATGTCTGATTCCCTGCAACTGGCCCTGCACGCTGCCGCCACCTCGAACGCCGCCCTGCGGGG
This region of Deinococcus metalli genomic DNA includes:
- a CDS encoding S1C family serine protease; protein product: MTNFNDLSNTIADAVETVSKSLVTVRGGPPISGSVIGAGLVLTVAHVLHADEVTVVTADGQELPATVAGRDPATDLALLKVPGLDVPALSAGGDVRVGELLLAVGRPEHGVHATLGMMERGAPGRGWLPSGAAPFRGVSGGALVDARGGLVGVLNAGVSRGTLLAVPAARALKVATLLDTTGRVPRGYLGLSTQPVRFPGQDAPAADARRDDAERGGREDRPHRPHGGPHGRGGWGERRPDGRGWGGPRWDGRGPGWGRGGRLGLTVVQVEADSPAGTAGVRVGDILMALDGGAIRHPRELLDRVRDRAGEAVTLRVLRGGDEQDVSVTVGER
- a CDS encoding response regulator transcription factor: MSDAQDARPTVRVMLGSAMLAAGVQAILSAAGLDVADAADVLIVDDTWLADTADLEGAPAMVALGSDSWAAVLPELSSGGWAALPPDATPPELLAGVLGAAAGLAVLPPALVPAADVPDEPAAPDSDVTLTPRERDVLALLAEGLSNKRAARDLGVSESTVKFHVQALYSKLGVQSRAGAVARGIALGLVSV
- a CDS encoding aldo/keto reductase, yielding MTPTTSLPTRRLRDLTVSALGLGCMGMSAFYGPRDQDENLRTLDRALDLGVTFYDTADMYGPHTNEELLGGWLQGKRDRVVLATKFGIVFDPSAPGGRRIDGTPGYVKRAVEASLGRLKTDHVDLYYLHRVDPATPIEDTVGAMAELVQAGVVRAIGLSEVSADTLRRAHAVHPITAVQSEYSLWTRDPEDDVLQTCRDLGIGFVPYSPLGRGFLTGQITSPEDFAPDDFRRHNPRFQGEAFQKNLDLVRQVETIAAEKGCTPGQLALAWVLAQGDDLVPIPGTKRVAYLEENVGALDVHLDADDLARIDAAFPRGAATGDRYPDMSAVNR
- a CDS encoding metallophosphoesterase family protein translates to MRLAVFGDIHGNLPALSAALNDMRIQGADALVCVGDVAADGPWPGECVRRVAQLGCPVVRGNADRMLLEPPVPFESRGLPNEREMHDIGAWSADQLTSADRALLETYQPTVDLGDVLCFHGSPARDSEVIGAHTPAARLDELRREFGTQAVWVGGHTHTALARELDGWQLLNPGSVGLPFEKRGDTYVNLAHAEYVLLDDDGGRWTPVFRRVPYDVEDIRRGVLASGMPHARWAASEWVAGHSG